In Paenibacillus xylanilyticus, the genomic window GGTGGAGGAGGGGGCGGCGCAGCCAGTGAAGCCCAGTCTCCCGACGGGAAAGTGACACTGAATTTTATCACGCAGAGCTCGCCGCTGGCTCCGGCCGATCCGAACGAGAAACTGATTAACAAGCGACTCGAGGAAAAGACCAATGTGCATATCAACTGGAAGAACTATACGAGTGATGTGTTTGCCGAAAAGAGAAATCTGGCGGTAGCCAGCGGGGAGCTGCCCGATGCCATCTTTGACGCAGGTTACGGAGATTATGATCTCCTGAAACTGGCCAAGGACGGAGCCATCATTCCGCTCGAAGACTTGATCGAACAATACATGCCCAATCTGCAAAAGGTGCTGGAGGAAGCTCCCGAATACAAGAGCATGATTACAGCGCCGGATGGACATATCTACTCTTTCCCATGGATTGAGGAGCTGGGAAGCGGCAAGCAGCGGATACAAGCGGTGGATAATCTGCCTTGGATCAATGTGGAATGGCTGAATAAACTCGGACTGAAGATGCCTACGACGACCGAGGAATTGAAGGAAGTGCTAATCGCCTTCAAAACGCAAGATCCCAATGGAAATGGAAAAGCGGATGAAATTCCGTTGTCGTTCATCAACAAGCCGGGCGGAGAAGATCTGACATTTCTCTTTGCCGCATTCGGACTTGGGGAGAACTGGGACCATACCGTGGTAACGAACGAGGGGAAGGTCGTCTTTACGGCAGCGGATGAAGGGTATAAGGAAGCTGTGAAATATATCCATGAGCTTGTCCAGGAAGGCCTAGTGGATGTGGAAGCCTATCAGCAGGATTGGAATACGTATCTGGCCAAAGGCAAGGACCATAAGTACGGCATGTATTTCACATGGGATAAGGCCAACATTACGGGAATGAATGACACGTATGATGTTTTGCCTCCACTTGCCGGTCCGGACGGAGAGAGAAATGTTACGAGAACCAATGGGATCGGACTCGACAGAGGACGTATGGTTATCACGAGCAGCAATAAAAATCTGGAATCCACAGCGAAGTGGGTAGACCAGCTGTACGATCCGCTCCAATCGATCCAAAACAACTGGGGAACGTACGGGGATGAAACGCAGCAAAATATTTTTGAATTCGATGAAGCCAAGGGTATGCTGAAGCATCTTCCGCTGGAAGGGGCTGCGCCTGTCGAACTTAGACAAAAAACGAGCATTGCCGGACCACTGGCGATTCTCGACAGTTACTACGACAAATACACGACCAAACCGGAAGATGCTGCATGGCGCATGGAGCTTCTGGATCGGGTGATGGTTCCACATATGAAAGCAGAGAACGTTTATCCAAGCGTATTTTTCTCCATTGATGAACTCGACCGCCTGTCTACCATTGAAACCGACCTGTTCGCTTATGTACTGCGCATGCGCACAGAATGGTACCAAAACGGGAAAATCGAGCAGGAATGGGATGCCTATTTGAAAGAGCTGGACCGTCTTGGACTGCAGGAATGGCTTCAGATTAAACAAGCGGGATATGACCGCAATACAAAATAAAAAAAACGGTGTATTTCAAAGGAGAGAACCTACATGTCTACCATTTCAACAACCGATTACCGAGGTGCTTATCATTTCTCACCGAACGAGAAGTGGATGAATGATCCCAATGGGATGGTGTTTTTCAAAGGCGAGTATCACCTGTTCTATCAACATCATCCATTTGGTACCACATGGGGACCGATGCATTGGGGGCATGCCGTGACCAAGGATCTGTTCACCTGGGAAGAGCTTCCTGTGGCTATGGCGCCGGATGAACACGGCATGATCTTTTCGGGTAGTGCTGTGGTGGATTGGAATAATACTTCCGGTTTCTTTGATGAGGAACCAGGACTGGTAGCAATATTCACGCATCATCTGGAAGTGCCGAACGATCAACCGATTCAGCGGCAGAGCATTGCATACAGCAAGGATAATGGCCGCACATGGAACAAATATGAGGGCAATCCGGTACTGGAGCATGAGTCTTTTGTCGATTTCCGTGATCCCAAGGTGTTCTGGCACGAGCAGAGCAAGGAATGGGTGATGATCATTGCCTGTGGTCAGACGGTATGCTTGTACCGCTCTCCGAATCTGAAAGATTGGACACTCAGCAGTGAATTCGGCGCAGGCATCGGTTCACATGACGGCGTGTGGGAATGTCCTGATCTCTTCCCGCTGGCGGTGGATGGGGACCATGGGCATGAAAAATGGGTCATGCTTGTCAGTATTGGTGCAGATCCTGCGTTCAAGGAAGGCTCGCGAACACAGTACTTTATCGGAGATTTTGATGGGTCGACGTTTGTTCCGGATGAAGCTTCCCGCACGGTTCGCTGGGTTGACCATGGGCGGGACAACTACGCAGGAGTCAGTTGGTCCGACATTCCGGCTGAAGACGGCAGACGCCTGTTTATGGGCTGGATGAGCAACTGGATGTATGCCAACCAGACGCCAACCGAAGGTTATCGCGGCGCGATGACGATTGCTCGGGAGCTTACTTTGGAAACGATAGACGGTACAGTCACATTGGTTCAGCGTCCGGCCCGTGAAATGGAGCAAGCCCGGAAACCGATATTGACCCTGCACAACGTTTCTGTCCAAGAGGCGAGGAAACATCTTGGCACGCTGCAGCTGGTGAGCTATGAAGTCGATGCGCAATGGGAATCGGAGCAATCTCTTCAATTTACCTTGAGAAGCAGCGCCAGTCATCAAACGCTCGTTGGTGTAGACGCGGATCAGCGTGAGGTATACGTTGATCGCAGCCAATCAGGCATCGTTGATTTCCATGAGCATTTCCTGGGACGTCACACCGCAAGGGTTCAGGGCGGGGGTCAACACTTGCGTATCTATGTGGATTCTTCTTCGGTTGAGGTATTTGCGAGTAACGGTCAGGCCGTTATTACGGACCTGATCTATCCGGATGTAGATGCTGCACGAATTACGGTGGATGCCGATCAGGAAAACATGGTCTTCTCCGCTCTTCATATCTACGAATTGTCTCCCGTTAAGGTGGAAACCCATGAGAACTAAAGAGAAGGAGGGCAGGTAGATGCGTATAGGTGCCATCGAAGCGGGCGGAACGAAGTTTGTATGCGGAATAGGCAGCGAACAAGGACATATGGAAGAATGGTGCAGCTTTCCGACGGAACATCCCGAGATTACACTCGCCAAGGTGAGTGACTATTTCAGAGATAAAGGGGTAGAGGCTATCGGCATTGGTTCCTTTGGTCCGATTGATCTGAAGCTGGATAGCCCTACTTACGGATACATTACCACAACTCCGAAGTCCGAATGGGAAAACTGCAATGTGGTGGGAATCTTGAAGCGGGAATTCCCTGTTCCCTTCGGGTGGGATACGGATGTGAATGCTGCTGCTCTGGGGGAGGTCACATGGGGAGCTGCGCAGGGCTTGGATAACTGTGTATATTATACGATTGGCACCGGTGTTGGCGTTGGACTTATTGCTGGAGGAAAAAGAATACACGGATTGCTGCATCCAGAGGGTGGACACATCCGAACGAGGCGGCATCCGCAGGATCACTTTGCCGGATTATGCAAGTATCATGGGGATTGCCTGGAGGGATTGGCTGCAGGGCCAGCCATCGAAGCCCGTTGGCAGACACCCGGCAGCGAGCTGCCGACCGACCACCTGGCATGGGAAATGGAGTCCTATTATATTGCCGAATCCATTACGACGTCCATCCTGCTGCATTCACCGCAGATGATCATCTTGGGCGGTGGTGTCATGCAGCAGATGCATCTGTTTCCCATGATTCGGGAACAGGTTATACACAATCTCCATGGTTATGTGAACGTGCCTGAATTGCTGCAGCACATCGACCAATATATTGTTCCGCCAGGATTGGGACAGCACGCGGGTTTATACGGTGCGCTTGCCTTAGGCATCGAAGCACTTAATCAAGTCAAGGCTGATTCAGCGGTATCATTGTAATCCACATGTTCAAGGAAGGACGGAGCAGATCGCTTAAAAGACTGATTCAGTTGTTTAAGGGAATGCACCGTCCTTTCTTTGTTTTTCTATCACGCAGAGAAATGAGGGATATTCGTGAGATTTATGTTAAGGTCCATTAGCTGCGTCCTGTTATCCTGTGTCCTTGGTTCCACTTCTGTGGAAGCGTATTCGACAACTTCCCCTCTGGATAAGTTGACGATGCAGCAGAGTATGAAGAGTACGGCATCATCCAAGAGCCCAGAATCTCAAACTCAACATACGGAGGCGGTTCCGATGAAAATGGACGTATCCAGGGCAGCAACGAATTTGTCCGGTTGGACATTGCATGGTAAAGGCAATTTTGAAGATACAAATGAAGGACTTCATTTAATTTCCGAAGAGAAGGAGAATGTGACCGTCCTATCGGACACGCGGGCCGAAGATTTTATTTATGAAGCGGATCTGTTAATCCAGGATATGAAGGCAGATGCCAGTCTTGTTTTCCGTTCCAATGATACGGGGTGGTCTTCCTATATGCTGCAAGTGGTTCCTCAGGCTGGTCTGATTCGTTTAAAAGATGCCAGTGGCAAGCCAGGTGCATTGTTGGAAGAGTACTCGGTAACCGTGGAGTCTGGCGGCATTTATCATTTGAAAGTAAAAGCGGTTGACGAGAGGCTGCAGGTGTATTGGGATGGCGGGTACGACCCGGTGATTGATGTGAAAGACAGTGCGTATGTATCAGGGATGCTGGGGCTGCATGTGTGGGACGGATCAAGCTTGTTCCAAAATGTAAATGTCAGTACCATGCGTGGAAATCTGGGTAACCCCGTTTACAGTAAAGGAAATTGGCAGCCGGATCTACGGGGATATCGAGGCAAAGGAAATGCGCAAGAGGAAACACAGATCATATACGAGAAAACAGCGGGGGATTTTGTATTTGAGGGAGATATGTCTTTGGCCGATAGTAGCTTCGCAGCTCTACTATTCAGGTCGAATATAGACGGGACAAAGGGATACCAAACGGCACTTCGTAGAGAAGGGGAAGAGGTACGGGTACAGCTGCAAAAGGCGGACGGAACGATTCTTGCGAATTCGGATCGTACATACCCGAGTCATCCGACAGCAAAGCACCATATCGAAGTGGTTGCCTCCGGTAGCCTGATTCAGGTGTATGTGGATGGATATGCAGCACCGGCTGTGGAGGTCATGGATTCTAGTTATGCCGAGGGATATACCGGACTTGAAGTGAAACAGGGCATAGCCTATTTTCAAGATGCGTATATCAAGGAAAATTCGATGTATTATACGGAAAAATACCGTCCTCAATATCATTACTCTCCAATACGGGGGTCCGCAAGCGATCCGAACGGATTGGTTTATTACGAGGGGGAGTATCATTTATTTCACCAGGACGGAGGGACATGGGCCCATGCAGTCAGTACGGATCTTGTAAAATGGAAGCGTTTACCCATTGCGCTGCCATGGAATGATCTGGGTCATGTATGGTCAGGATCAGCGATTGCGGATCTGAACAACGCATCCGGCCTGTTCTCGGATTCCGGTGGCAAAGGTCTGATCGCATACTATACGTCGTACCATCCGGGTAAGCCTGGTGGCAATCAGCGTATCGGTCTCGCATACAGTACGGATCAAGGCCGGAATTGGCAATACGCTGAAGACCGTCCGATTGTGATCGAGAACCCTGGCCAAAATGGCGAAGACCCGGGGAGTTGGGACTTTCGCGATCCGAAGGTCGTTCGGGATGAAGAGCACAACCGCTGGATTATGGTTGTATCTGGCGGGGACCATATCCGGTTTTTTACCTCAACGAATCTGCTTGATTGGACATTAACCGATAACTTCGGATATGGGGAATACATTCGCGGAGGGGTATGGGAGTGTCCCGACCTGATTCAGCTGCCAGTAGAGGGGACGGATGAGCGCAAGTGGGTGCTTATGATCAGTACCGGAGCCAATACGAAGACGCAAGGATCGGATGCGGAATACTTTGTTGGCGAGCTGACGGCGGAGGGGAAATTCCTGAACGACCATCCTGCCGGGAAAGTGCTGAAGACGGACTTCGGCAAGGAATTCTATGCGTCGATGTCATTTGCGAATATGCCGGATCAGCGGAAAGTGATGCTTGCGTGGATGACAAACTGGGATTATCCATTTGATTTCCCGACGAATCCCTGGAAGGGGCAATTGACTATTCCAAGAGAAGTTTCTCTCCGAACAACAGAGGAGGGTGTGCGTCTGGTACAAAAGCCTGTTATCGAACTTGAGACACTCCGGCAAAACCTGTACAGTGCGGAGCAGTTAATGGTCGGTCCGCAATCGCAAAATGTGCTCAAGGGTCTGACTGCAGGTGCATACGAGATTGAAGCAGAAGTGGAAATTCCGGCAGACAGTCCCGTTACGGAGTTTGGTTTTCACCTGCGTCAAAGGGAAGGACAACAAACGACCGTGGGCTACAAGACGGAGAAAGAGACGATGTTCGTGGATCGCACCGCTTCGGGAGACGTGAGTTTCTCGGGCTTATTTACCAAAGTACACGAAGCTGCGCTACAACCTGAAAATGGGAGGATCAAGCTGCGAATATTTGTCGATGAAGCTTCTGTTGAAGTGTTTGGCAATGAGGGCAGAGTGGTTTTCTCGGATGTGATTTTTCCGGATCCAGCTGGAAGGTCGATGGCGTTCTACAGCCTGGGCGGAAATGTAAAAGTGGTCTCACTGAATGTATATGCCTTGGATAATATCTGGAGAAAAGGCATGTCCTCCGCTCCAAAGATTATTGCAGATACGCAGAGAAGAGTAGCGAATGTGGGTCATACCGAAACCCTCTACGCTTCGGCTGAAGGCGGACCAGGAAAAGGAGCCCAACCGCTGAAATGGACCGTGAGTAATCCTAAAGTGGTGAAAATCGTTGATTCTGACAAAACACATGCTGCGATTCGTGCTGTAGGCAAGGGGGAGGCTTGGGTGACGGCTTCCATGGCTAACGGTAAAGCTTCTGCCAAAATACCGATTACGGTAACGGATGGCGTATTCCACACGAATTTATCCGGCTGGCAAAAGGATCGACCGTCTGCGCAGTGGTTTGTTTCGGACTATGGCTTACAGGGCATTGACCGCAGTGATTCACAGTATGTTGCCCGAGAGACTGCGGGAGACTTCCGATATGAGGCTGACTTACAGCTGGATGCTGAAGGAGGAGCAGGTTCCATTCTGTTTCGGGCAAGCGAGGATGGACGAAGTGGTTATTATCTGAATGTTGATCCCAACCTGAAGGCGATTCGCCTGTTTTATAAAGTGGACGGCAAGTTCGAGAATCGGCAGGTGCTTGCCCGCATTCCAAAATTCATTCGGAGTAACCAGACTTACCATATCCAGATTCAGGCGAAGGGAACGCGTATTCAGGTGGATCTGGACGGTGAACGGATCATGGATGTTCAGGATGGCACGTTTGCCGAGGGACACTTCGGTGTTCATACGTTTGGAGGCAGTGCGTCTTTTCAGCATGTGAATGCATATGACATCAAAAAAGCAGCACTGGAGACCGTGATCATTCGGAGTGCAGAACTTCCTGTGGCCCTACAAGCGACGCAATCCCAAGCAGGCGAGGTTGTGACAGCTGGCAACGAAAAGGATGGTGAAGCATCGAGTTATGCTTGGATACTTGTGCCTACCGGTGATGATTCCGGTTCTTACTCCATCCGTACCGTCAGCGGGGTGTCACTGGATTGGGATGTCGGTCAGAATCGGATTCAACTCTATCCATATCTCGGGTATCCCAATCAACGCTGGAACATTTCCAATAACGATGATGGGACGGTAAGCATTACAAGTGTGCACAATGGGAGTGCACTCCGTGTATCGGAAGATGGAACCAAGCTGATGATGGAAGACTTCCATGCTGAAGATGAATATCAAAAATGGACTTTGGAAAACAAAGTGCAATAACCGTGGGTGGTGTTCTGGAGAATTAAAGGTAACAGGATCAATGATTTGTAGGTCTTGATCTGCGCCTTCAACATTTGAATAAAACATGTGGGAGAGGACTGCACGTAAGGTGTAGTCCTCTAACTGATTTTTCTATACTCACAGCCGTTCTAATTGGGAGAGGAAGGACTAGAGCATGATCCGAATGCTGATTATTTGTATATTTAATCCGGTTCGCTTGCTAGTTTATTAAGCTAATGGCAGGATGGTTAAATAAATACATGTTATAATTTGGATAATCATATGTTTAAGACTGCAACAATGCATTTTAATCCCCAGGGAAAGGGAATGGGAAGCAACGAAATGAAAGATAACAAACATCCTGTTCAAGATTTTCGATTTATTTTAACCTTGCTAGTGGTTACGTTATGTTGTTTAGGTGTTGCGATGTATTTACGTATCAAATCTGATACGAATATGTATCAATTCTTAACCTGGGATATGTTCCTGGCATGGGTACCATATATTATCTCATCATGCATTAGATACATATTCAATAAGAAATTAACGAAAATGAGTCTGATCTGGATGATTCCGATGAGTGCGGTTTGGCTATTTTTTTTGCCTAATTCGGCATACCTTTTTACTGAAATCCTGCATTCATTCAGATATTTCAATGCTCAAGAAGGAACACAATTTTGGATTAATATTGATTTTTGGTATAACCTCACCCTAACGTTTGCCGTAGCCATACTAGGCTTACTTCTCTCGACATGCTCAATCATTCAAATACATGTTGTGTTAAACAAGCTATTCAGTAAGTACATTAACATGATGGTTATTGGCGTTATTTTAATGTTGAGTAGTTTGGGTGTATACATTGGGAGATTTAATCGGTGGAATTCATGGGATGTATTGTCCAGGCCTTGGCAAATTGTTATGGATATCATGCAAGATCTTTTTGCAAGGAACAGCATGGTTATTGAATTTGTGGCCATTGTATTTTTAATACAAATATTTGCATACGTTATTGTATCCTTGTTGACTGCAAGGTCTAGTAAAGAATGAATATTGCCCGTTAATTCATTAAGCTAACGGGCAGGGCTGGTTAGCGTGAAGGTGTGATAAGATGAATTTGAATATATTTACAATAGTAGGGGGATGAATGATGCTAGTTCGTTTGGCAACGTCGGAGGATATCCCTCAGCTTGTACAAATGCGTTGGGATTTTTCAGAAGAGGAGCATGCTAATAATGTCGTTACATTTGAGGAATTTATCCAGATATGTAGTGAGTTTTTGCTAAAAGCAATCCAAAGCGGAGACTGGTATATTTGGATTGCAGAATTTGATGGAAGTCTTGTGTCACATATGTACTTGCAGCTAATACATAAAGTTCCGCGTCCAGGAAAATCTTCAGATCCTTATTACGGTTACGTTACCAATGTTTAACTCGTCCAGCTTTCAGAAACTTAGGTATCGGGTCAAAAATCCATAATGCTATGGAAAATTGGTCAAAAGAGAATGAGGTCGAGTTTCTCATACTTTGGCCAAGCAACGAGAGCGTTGAATTCTATTCAAGAAATGGT contains:
- a CDS encoding DUF1361 domain-containing protein codes for the protein MKDNKHPVQDFRFILTLLVVTLCCLGVAMYLRIKSDTNMYQFLTWDMFLAWVPYIISSCIRYIFNKKLTKMSLIWMIPMSAVWLFFLPNSAYLFTEILHSFRYFNAQEGTQFWINIDFWYNLTLTFAVAILGLLLSTCSIIQIHVVLNKLFSKYINMMVIGVILMLSSLGVYIGRFNRWNSWDVLSRPWQIVMDIMQDLFARNSMVIEFVAIVFLIQIFAYVIVSLLTARSSKE
- a CDS encoding GH32 C-terminal domain-containing protein; this encodes MKMDVSRAATNLSGWTLHGKGNFEDTNEGLHLISEEKENVTVLSDTRAEDFIYEADLLIQDMKADASLVFRSNDTGWSSYMLQVVPQAGLIRLKDASGKPGALLEEYSVTVESGGIYHLKVKAVDERLQVYWDGGYDPVIDVKDSAYVSGMLGLHVWDGSSLFQNVNVSTMRGNLGNPVYSKGNWQPDLRGYRGKGNAQEETQIIYEKTAGDFVFEGDMSLADSSFAALLFRSNIDGTKGYQTALRREGEEVRVQLQKADGTILANSDRTYPSHPTAKHHIEVVASGSLIQVYVDGYAAPAVEVMDSSYAEGYTGLEVKQGIAYFQDAYIKENSMYYTEKYRPQYHYSPIRGSASDPNGLVYYEGEYHLFHQDGGTWAHAVSTDLVKWKRLPIALPWNDLGHVWSGSAIADLNNASGLFSDSGGKGLIAYYTSYHPGKPGGNQRIGLAYSTDQGRNWQYAEDRPIVIENPGQNGEDPGSWDFRDPKVVRDEEHNRWIMVVSGGDHIRFFTSTNLLDWTLTDNFGYGEYIRGGVWECPDLIQLPVEGTDERKWVLMISTGANTKTQGSDAEYFVGELTAEGKFLNDHPAGKVLKTDFGKEFYASMSFANMPDQRKVMLAWMTNWDYPFDFPTNPWKGQLTIPREVSLRTTEEGVRLVQKPVIELETLRQNLYSAEQLMVGPQSQNVLKGLTAGAYEIEAEVEIPADSPVTEFGFHLRQREGQQTTVGYKTEKETMFVDRTASGDVSFSGLFTKVHEAALQPENGRIKLRIFVDEASVEVFGNEGRVVFSDVIFPDPAGRSMAFYSLGGNVKVVSLNVYALDNIWRKGMSSAPKIIADTQRRVANVGHTETLYASAEGGPGKGAQPLKWTVSNPKVVKIVDSDKTHAAIRAVGKGEAWVTASMANGKASAKIPITVTDGVFHTNLSGWQKDRPSAQWFVSDYGLQGIDRSDSQYVARETAGDFRYEADLQLDAEGGAGSILFRASEDGRSGYYLNVDPNLKAIRLFYKVDGKFENRQVLARIPKFIRSNQTYHIQIQAKGTRIQVDLDGERIMDVQDGTFAEGHFGVHTFGGSASFQHVNAYDIKKAALETVIIRSAELPVALQATQSQAGEVVTAGNEKDGEASSYAWILVPTGDDSGSYSIRTVSGVSLDWDVGQNRIQLYPYLGYPNQRWNISNNDDGTVSITSVHNGSALRVSEDGTKLMMEDFHAEDEYQKWTLENKVQ
- a CDS encoding glycoside hydrolase family 32 protein, whose amino-acid sequence is MSTISTTDYRGAYHFSPNEKWMNDPNGMVFFKGEYHLFYQHHPFGTTWGPMHWGHAVTKDLFTWEELPVAMAPDEHGMIFSGSAVVDWNNTSGFFDEEPGLVAIFTHHLEVPNDQPIQRQSIAYSKDNGRTWNKYEGNPVLEHESFVDFRDPKVFWHEQSKEWVMIIACGQTVCLYRSPNLKDWTLSSEFGAGIGSHDGVWECPDLFPLAVDGDHGHEKWVMLVSIGADPAFKEGSRTQYFIGDFDGSTFVPDEASRTVRWVDHGRDNYAGVSWSDIPAEDGRRLFMGWMSNWMYANQTPTEGYRGAMTIARELTLETIDGTVTLVQRPAREMEQARKPILTLHNVSVQEARKHLGTLQLVSYEVDAQWESEQSLQFTLRSSASHQTLVGVDADQREVYVDRSQSGIVDFHEHFLGRHTARVQGGGQHLRIYVDSSSVEVFASNGQAVITDLIYPDVDAARITVDADQENMVFSALHIYELSPVKVETHEN
- a CDS encoding ABC transporter substrate-binding protein encodes the protein MKKVKKSKRGITSVSLSMLSAVLLLTACGGGGGGAASEAQSPDGKVTLNFITQSSPLAPADPNEKLINKRLEEKTNVHINWKNYTSDVFAEKRNLAVASGELPDAIFDAGYGDYDLLKLAKDGAIIPLEDLIEQYMPNLQKVLEEAPEYKSMITAPDGHIYSFPWIEELGSGKQRIQAVDNLPWINVEWLNKLGLKMPTTTEELKEVLIAFKTQDPNGNGKADEIPLSFINKPGGEDLTFLFAAFGLGENWDHTVVTNEGKVVFTAADEGYKEAVKYIHELVQEGLVDVEAYQQDWNTYLAKGKDHKYGMYFTWDKANITGMNDTYDVLPPLAGPDGERNVTRTNGIGLDRGRMVITSSNKNLESTAKWVDQLYDPLQSIQNNWGTYGDETQQNIFEFDEAKGMLKHLPLEGAAPVELRQKTSIAGPLAILDSYYDKYTTKPEDAAWRMELLDRVMVPHMKAENVYPSVFFSIDELDRLSTIETDLFAYVLRMRTEWYQNGKIEQEWDAYLKELDRLGLQEWLQIKQAGYDRNTK
- a CDS encoding ROK family protein — encoded protein: MRIGAIEAGGTKFVCGIGSEQGHMEEWCSFPTEHPEITLAKVSDYFRDKGVEAIGIGSFGPIDLKLDSPTYGYITTTPKSEWENCNVVGILKREFPVPFGWDTDVNAAALGEVTWGAAQGLDNCVYYTIGTGVGVGLIAGGKRIHGLLHPEGGHIRTRRHPQDHFAGLCKYHGDCLEGLAAGPAIEARWQTPGSELPTDHLAWEMESYYIAESITTSILLHSPQMIILGGGVMQQMHLFPMIREQVIHNLHGYVNVPELLQHIDQYIVPPGLGQHAGLYGALALGIEALNQVKADSAVSL